A single Anopheles funestus chromosome 2RL, idAnoFuneDA-416_04, whole genome shotgun sequence DNA region contains:
- the LOC125760768 gene encoding filamin-A isoform X8, producing the protein MWSDEEDQGSEPVEATWEEHSQFYRSFSRFMSVSEHDRRETVRVFFIEQDVPVLESPDIDFVPTNMLSGFFLQTHKAEVKMPSGQVDKPFIDDNHDGTVSIRYEPKEEGIHELAVKYNGEHVQGSPFKFHVDSISSGYVTAYGPGLVHGVTGEPAQFIISTKGAGAGGLQMAVEGPSKADITYHDNKDGTVSVSYLPTAPGEYKISVRFGDKHIKGSPYFAKITGEGRKRNQISVGSCSEVTLPGVISDNDLRSLNASIQAPSGLEEPCFLKRMPTGNIGISFTPREIGEHTVSVKRLGKHIANSPFKVNVCEREVGDAKKVLVTGNALKEGKTHQDNVFSIDTRNAGYGGLSLSIEGPSKAEIQCTDKDDGTLNIAYKPTEPGYYIVNLKFADHHVTGSPFTVKVSGEGTNRQREKIQRQREAVPITEVGSQCKLTFKMPGITSFDLSATVTSPGGVSEDAEIQEIEDGLYAVHFIPKELGVHTVSVKYKQIHIPGSPFQFTVGPLKDTGAHLVKAGGPGLEHGEQGVASEFNVWTREAGGGTLAISVEGPSKAEIEFKDRKDGSCDVSYVVSEPGDYRIGLKFNDRHIPDSPFKVYVSPAMGEAHKLEVAQFPTGCVQADKPAQFMVRKNGAKGELDAKVVAPSNNEDDCFIQLIDQDQYSVRFYPRENGIHAIHVKFNGVHIPGSPYRIKVGKDDVDPAAVHASGKGLGDVKTGEKTDLIIDTCNAGAGTLAVTVDGPAKVAMDCTEVEEGYKVRYTPLLPGHYYMTIKYNQMHIVGSPFKINCTGESLAEAGGQETSSVIVETVAKVSKGGNRTGVILPIFKSDASKIQSKGMGLKKAYMGKQNQFTVNAGDAGNNILFVGIYGPKGPCDEVFIKHTGRNQYTVNYLVRERGDYILLVKWGDDHIPGSPFKVEV; encoded by the exons ATGTGGAGTGACGAGGAGGATCAGGGTTCCGAACCGGTTGAGGCGACATGGGAAGAGCACAGTCAGTTCTATCGAAGCTTTTCGCGCTTCATGTCCGTGTCCGAGCACGATCGGCGCGAAACGGTGCGGGTGTTCTTCATCGAGCAGGACGTGCCGGTGTTGGAATCCCCGGACATCGACTTCGTCCCAACCAACATGCTGAGTGGATTCTTTCTCCAAACGCATAAAG CCGAAGTCAAGATGCCCAGCGGACAAGTAGACAAACCGTTTATCGATGACAATCACGATGGAACCGTGTCGATCCGTTATGAACCGAAGGAGGAAGGTATTCACGAGCTCGCGGTCAAGTACAACGGTGAGCACGTGCAGGGTTCACCGTTCAAATTCCACGTCGATTCGATCTCGTCCGGCTACGTGACGGCGTACGGACCGGGTCTAGTGCATGGAGTCACTGGCGAACCGGCCCAGTTCATCATCTCCACCAAGGGTGCCGGTGCCGGTGGTCTGCAAATGGCCGTGGAAGGACCCAGCAAAGCTGAT ATTACCTACCACGATAACAAGGATGGTACGGTGTCTGTATCGTACCTACCGACCGCTCCTGGTGAATATAAAATTTCGGTCCGCTTTGGTGATAAGCACATCAAGGGCTCACCATACTTCGCGAAAATCACCGGTGAAGGCCGCAAGCGTAATCAAATTTCGGTCGGTTCCTGCTCCGAGGTAACGCTTCCCGGTGTCATCAGCGATAACGATCTGCGTTCGCTGAATGCCTCTATTCAGGCACCGTCCGGGCTGGAGGAGCCCTGCTTCTTGAAGCGCATGCCCACTGGTAACATTGGCATCTCCTTTACTCCTCGTGAAATCGGTGAGCATACGGTGTCGGTGAAGCGACTGGGCAAGCACATTGCCAATTCACCCTTCAAGGTAAACGTATGCGAACGTGAGGTGGGCGATGCAAAAAAGGTGCTCGTAACTGGTAATGCCCTAAAGGAGGGTAAAACGCACCAGGACAACGTGTTCTCGATCGATACGCGCAACGCCGGGTACGGTGGATTGTCACTCTCGATCGAGGGACCCAGCAAGGCGGAGATCCAATGCACGGACAAAGACGATGGCACGCTCAACATCGCCTACAAACCGACTGAGCCGGGCTACTACATCGTCAATCTCAAGTTTGCGGACCATCACGTGACCGGATCACCGTTTACAGTGAAAGTTTCGGGTGAGGGAACCAACCGGCAGCGTGAAAAGATCCAGCGCCAGCGCGAAGCCGTGCCAATCACCGAGGTTGGCAGCCAGTGCAAGCTGACGTTCAAGATGCCTGGCATTACGTCGTTCGATCTGTCTGCTACGGTCACGTCACCCGGCGGCGTCAGCGAGGATGCCGAGATCCAGGAGATCGAAGATGGGCTATATGCAGTGCACTTCATCCCGAAGGAACTGGGCGTGCACACGGTTTCCGTCAAGTACAAGCAGATCCATATTCCTG GATCGCCATTCCAGTTCACTGTTGGCCCGCTTAAGGATACTGGTGCACATCTGGTGAAGGCTGGCGGTCCGGGTCTGGAACACGGCGAACAGGGTGTGGCGTCCGAATTTAACGTGTGGACTCGCGAAGCTGGTGGTGGCACTCTTGCCATCTCCGTCGAAGGCCCCAGCAAGGCGGAGATCGAGTTCAAGGATCGCAAGGATGGCTCTTGCGATGTTTCGTACGTCGTCAGTGAACCAG gCGACTATCGTATCGGCTTGAAGTTCAACGATCGCCATATTCCTGACTCTCCGTTCAAGGTTTATGTCTCGCCTGCTATGGGTGAGGCGCACAAGCTGGAAGTGGCTCAGTTCCCGACTGGGTGCGTGCAAGCGGACAAGCCGGCCCAGTTTATGGTGCGCAAGAACGGTGCCAAGGGTGAACTGGACGCAAAG GTCGTTGCACCATCGAACAACGAGGATGATTGTTTCATTCAGTTGATCGATCAGGATCAGTATTCGGTGCGATTCTACCCGCGCGAGAACGGTATCCATGCGATCCACGTCAAGTTCAACGGTGTGCACATACCCGGCTCCCCATACCGAATTAAGGTGGGCAAGGACGATGTCGATCCGGCGGCCGTACATGCCTCGGGCAAGGGTCTCGGAGATGTCAAGACGGGCGAGAAGACCGATCTGATCATAGACACGTGCAATGCTGGCGCCGGCACGCTCGCGGTTACCGTTGACGGACCGGCCAAGGTGGCGATGGACTGTACGGAAGTGGAAGAGGGATATAAGGTGCGCTACACGCCACTTTTACCGGGCCACTACTACATGACGATCAAGTACAACCAGATGCACATCGTCGGTTCACCGTTTAAGATCAACTGCACCGGTGAGAGTCTTGCCGAAGCGGGCGGTCAGGAAACATCATCGGTTATTGTGGAAACTGTGGCAAAGGTATCGAAAGGCGGTAACCGAACTGGTGTCATTTTACCAATCTTCAAATCGGACGCAAGCAAAATTCAATCGAAGGGAATGGGTCTCAAGAAGGCGTACATGGGCAAGCAGAACCAGTTCACGGTCAATGCCGGCGATGCGG GCAACAACATCCTTTTCGTTGGCATTTACGGACCGAAAGGCCCGTGCGATGAGGTCTTCATAAAGCATACAGGACGCAACCAGTACACGGTCAACTATCTGGTTCGTGAGCGGGGCGACTACATTCTGCTCGTCAAATGGGGTGATGACCACATCCCTGGCTCACCGTTTAAGGTTGAAGTTTAA
- the LOC125760768 gene encoding filamin-A isoform X9 — protein sequence MPSGQVDKPFIDDNHDGTVSIRYEPKEEGIHELAVKYNGEHVQGSPFKFHVDSISSGYVTAYGPGLVHGVTGEPAQFIISTKGAGAGGLQMAVEGPSKADITYHDNKDGTVSVSYLPTAPGEYKISVRFGDKHIKGSPYFAKITGEGRKRNQISVGSCSEVTLPGVISDNDLRSLNASIQAPSGLEEPCFLKRMPTGNIGISFTPREIGEHTVSVKRLGKHIANSPFKVNVCEREVGDAKKVLVTGNALKEGKTHQDNVFSIDTRNAGYGGLSLSIEGPSKAEIQCTDKDDGTLNIAYKPTEPGYYIVNLKFADHHVTGSPFTVKVSGEGTNRQREKIQRQREAVPITEVGSQCKLTFKMPGITSFDLSATVTSPGGVSEDAEIQEIEDGLYAVHFIPKELGVHTVSVKYKQIHIPGSPFQFTVGPLKDTGAHLVKAGGPGLEHGEQGVASEFNVWTREAGGGTLAISVEGPSKAEIEFKDRKDGSCDVSYVVSEPGDYRIGLKFNDRHIPDSPFKVYVSPAMGEAHKLEVAQFPTGCVQADKPAQFMVRKNGAKGELDAKVVAPSNNEDDCFIQLIDQDQYSVRFYPRENGIHAIHVKFNGVHIPGSPYRIKVGKDDVDPAAVHASGKGLGDVKTGEKTDLIIDTCNAGAGTLAVTVDGPAKVAMDCTEVEEGYKVRYTPLLPGHYYMTIKYNQMHIVGSPFKINCTGESLAEAGGQETSSVIVETVAKVSKGGNRTGVILPIFKSDASKIQSKGMGLKKAYMGKQNQFTVNAGDAGNNILFVGIYGPKGPCDEVFIKHTGRNQYTVNYLVRERGDYILLVKWGDDHIPGSPFKVEV from the exons ATGCCCAGCGGACAAGTAGACAAACCGTTTATCGATGACAATCACGATGGAACCGTGTCGATCCGTTATGAACCGAAGGAGGAAGGTATTCACGAGCTCGCGGTCAAGTACAACGGTGAGCACGTGCAGGGTTCACCGTTCAAATTCCACGTCGATTCGATCTCGTCCGGCTACGTGACGGCGTACGGACCGGGTCTAGTGCATGGAGTCACTGGCGAACCGGCCCAGTTCATCATCTCCACCAAGGGTGCCGGTGCCGGTGGTCTGCAAATGGCCGTGGAAGGACCCAGCAAAGCTGAT ATTACCTACCACGATAACAAGGATGGTACGGTGTCTGTATCGTACCTACCGACCGCTCCTGGTGAATATAAAATTTCGGTCCGCTTTGGTGATAAGCACATCAAGGGCTCACCATACTTCGCGAAAATCACCGGTGAAGGCCGCAAGCGTAATCAAATTTCGGTCGGTTCCTGCTCCGAGGTAACGCTTCCCGGTGTCATCAGCGATAACGATCTGCGTTCGCTGAATGCCTCTATTCAGGCACCGTCCGGGCTGGAGGAGCCCTGCTTCTTGAAGCGCATGCCCACTGGTAACATTGGCATCTCCTTTACTCCTCGTGAAATCGGTGAGCATACGGTGTCGGTGAAGCGACTGGGCAAGCACATTGCCAATTCACCCTTCAAGGTAAACGTATGCGAACGTGAGGTGGGCGATGCAAAAAAGGTGCTCGTAACTGGTAATGCCCTAAAGGAGGGTAAAACGCACCAGGACAACGTGTTCTCGATCGATACGCGCAACGCCGGGTACGGTGGATTGTCACTCTCGATCGAGGGACCCAGCAAGGCGGAGATCCAATGCACGGACAAAGACGATGGCACGCTCAACATCGCCTACAAACCGACTGAGCCGGGCTACTACATCGTCAATCTCAAGTTTGCGGACCATCACGTGACCGGATCACCGTTTACAGTGAAAGTTTCGGGTGAGGGAACCAACCGGCAGCGTGAAAAGATCCAGCGCCAGCGCGAAGCCGTGCCAATCACCGAGGTTGGCAGCCAGTGCAAGCTGACGTTCAAGATGCCTGGCATTACGTCGTTCGATCTGTCTGCTACGGTCACGTCACCCGGCGGCGTCAGCGAGGATGCCGAGATCCAGGAGATCGAAGATGGGCTATATGCAGTGCACTTCATCCCGAAGGAACTGGGCGTGCACACGGTTTCCGTCAAGTACAAGCAGATCCATATTCCTG GATCGCCATTCCAGTTCACTGTTGGCCCGCTTAAGGATACTGGTGCACATCTGGTGAAGGCTGGCGGTCCGGGTCTGGAACACGGCGAACAGGGTGTGGCGTCCGAATTTAACGTGTGGACTCGCGAAGCTGGTGGTGGCACTCTTGCCATCTCCGTCGAAGGCCCCAGCAAGGCGGAGATCGAGTTCAAGGATCGCAAGGATGGCTCTTGCGATGTTTCGTACGTCGTCAGTGAACCAG gCGACTATCGTATCGGCTTGAAGTTCAACGATCGCCATATTCCTGACTCTCCGTTCAAGGTTTATGTCTCGCCTGCTATGGGTGAGGCGCACAAGCTGGAAGTGGCTCAGTTCCCGACTGGGTGCGTGCAAGCGGACAAGCCGGCCCAGTTTATGGTGCGCAAGAACGGTGCCAAGGGTGAACTGGACGCAAAG GTCGTTGCACCATCGAACAACGAGGATGATTGTTTCATTCAGTTGATCGATCAGGATCAGTATTCGGTGCGATTCTACCCGCGCGAGAACGGTATCCATGCGATCCACGTCAAGTTCAACGGTGTGCACATACCCGGCTCCCCATACCGAATTAAGGTGGGCAAGGACGATGTCGATCCGGCGGCCGTACATGCCTCGGGCAAGGGTCTCGGAGATGTCAAGACGGGCGAGAAGACCGATCTGATCATAGACACGTGCAATGCTGGCGCCGGCACGCTCGCGGTTACCGTTGACGGACCGGCCAAGGTGGCGATGGACTGTACGGAAGTGGAAGAGGGATATAAGGTGCGCTACACGCCACTTTTACCGGGCCACTACTACATGACGATCAAGTACAACCAGATGCACATCGTCGGTTCACCGTTTAAGATCAACTGCACCGGTGAGAGTCTTGCCGAAGCGGGCGGTCAGGAAACATCATCGGTTATTGTGGAAACTGTGGCAAAGGTATCGAAAGGCGGTAACCGAACTGGTGTCATTTTACCAATCTTCAAATCGGACGCAAGCAAAATTCAATCGAAGGGAATGGGTCTCAAGAAGGCGTACATGGGCAAGCAGAACCAGTTCACGGTCAATGCCGGCGATGCGG GCAACAACATCCTTTTCGTTGGCATTTACGGACCGAAAGGCCCGTGCGATGAGGTCTTCATAAAGCATACAGGACGCAACCAGTACACGGTCAACTATCTGGTTCGTGAGCGGGGCGACTACATTCTGCTCGTCAAATGGGGTGATGACCACATCCCTGGCTCACCGTTTAAGGTTGAAGTTTAA